TCAGGTGTTTTATGCATTTTCCAGTTGGCGACAATGAATGTTCTACGATCCATGGTATCTACCTTTCTCCCGATTATGATGCCTTTCCGATATGTGCGGCAAGGTCCACCATTCGCTGGGAATAGCCGGTTTCATTGTCGTACCATGCCAGTACCTTGACCATGTCTTCCCCAATGGTTTCAGTGGTGGGTGCGTCCACAATGGAGGAGAGGTGGCAGCCGTTGAAGTCCATGGAAACCAGCGGTTTTTCCTCAAACCCTAGAATTCCTTTCAGGGAGCCTTCGCTGGCGGTTTTAAGGGCAGCATTCACTACGGCTTTTGTGAGGCCCCTGCTTTCCGTGTTGACTACAAGATCGATCATGGACACATTGGGGGTAGGTACGCGAATGGAGAGCCCATTGAGTCGGCCCTGAAGGGATGGGAGTACAAGCCCCACGGCTTTGGCGGCACCGGTGGTGGTGGGGACCATAGAGAGTCCTGCAGCCCTTGCCCGGCGAAGGTCCTTATGGGGGAAATCCAGAATTCGCTGGTCCCCTGTGTAGGAATGAATGGTGGTCATGAGTCCCTGGCGTATGCCGAAGTTTTCCATGAGAATTTTGGCGACGGGAGCCAGGCAGTTGGTGGTGCAGGATGCGTTGGAGACAATGAAATGTTTTTCGGGGCGGAAGGTGTCTTCGTTGACTCCCATGACAAAGGTGGCATCAGGATTTTGCCCCGGCGCTGAAATGATAACTCTTTCAGCGCCTGCTTTTAGATGGGCGGCGGCTTTTTCCCTGTCCCGGAACATGCCTGTGCATTCTGCCACGATGTTGATGCCAAGCTCCTTCCATGGCAGCTCGGACGGATCTTTCTTGGAAAAGAATGGGATGGTACGCCCATTAACAATAATGGCATCCTCCCGTGCTTCTATCGAGGCATTGAGTCTGCCATGCACGGAATCATAGGCCAGCAGGTGGGCCATGGTTTCCGGTGTGGTGAGATCATTGATGGCAGCAATTTCCACATCCGGGTGGTCCATGGCACAGCGGAATACCACGCGGCCGATACGTCCCAGGCCATTGATGGCGACTTTAACAGTCATGACTCCTCCTTCAGGGTCTTGATCATATTGATGGCATCTGTGCCATCGGGATAATATTGTTTGCGGATACCAGTAGAGGTAAAGCCCAGGTTGCGGTAGAAAGCCTGGGCTGCGGTATTGTTTTGAGCCACTTCAAGAAAGATAAGGGGCCAGTCGGAAGCAGCGGCCCTGATAAAAGTTTCCTGTATGAGGGTGCGTGCAATCCCCCTGTGCCTGCAGTCCGGATGTACGGCGATCTTTAAGATCTCAATGCCATCGGCCACGTCCCTGCTGCACAGGTAGGCTATGGGGCGTTGTCCCATAATGACCACCTTGCACAGGGCTCCCGGAAAAAGAAGCTCTGCCATGAAATCCTGTTTTTTCCATGGGAAGGGGAAAAGGGATCCCTCGAGTTCTGTGATACAGGCGAGATCTTCGGAAACCATGGGGCGGATGAGGGTGTTATCCCTTCTGGGCACTGCGGGGCATTCCTTTCAGTACTCCACTGGCTAGCGTAATACTGCGTTTCCCATGGGCTTCCAGCTGTGTTCCTATCTCGTGGATAGGAACACGCTTTCGTAAGCTGATGGCGCGGATGAGGAGGGGCAGGTTGACACCGCTGATTACCTCTATCCTTCCTTCTTCCAGAAAAGAATAGCTTAAGTTGGAAGGGCTGCCGCCGAACATGTCCGTGAGAATCAGCAGGCCTTGTCCCTGATCCATTTTTTTCAGGGTCTCGGCAATGGTTTTGCGGATCGTGTCTGCATCCTCACGGATGTTGACGGATACGGAACTGACAAGCTGAGGTTTTTCGCCAAGAATGAACTCTGCAGCATCAATCAGTGCCTGACCCAGCTGGCAGTGGGTTACAACGGTAATTCCGATCATCAATTTTTATTTCCCGATTAAGGGTTCGTGTCAGGCGAAGGCGGACTGGCGCAGGATATCCCTGTGACTGATGCCAATCTGGCCGACCCGTCCCTGCAGGTATTCAAAGATACGACGGGCTATGGCAACGGACCTGTGTCGTCCACCGGTACAGCCTATCCCCAGGGTGAGATAAGCTTTGCCCTCTCTTTTATACAAAGGGATCAAATAGTCAAGAAGGTCGAGGTATTTTTGTAGAAAGAGCTGTGTTTCCTCCTGGAACAGGATGAAGTCCCGTACAGCCGGATCTTCTCCTGTGAGGTCCCTGAGATCCGGATTGAAATAGGGGTTAGCCAGAAAGCGCACATCCATAAGAAGATCCATGTTTCTGGGTAGTCCGTATTTGAAGCCGAAACTTAACAGGTCTATCCGGAGGGTGTCTGTGGAGATGCAGTGCTGGGCGATGCCCATGATCAGTGCTTTGAGGCTGTGTACTGTTGTTTCAGAGGTGTCAATGACGTGATCGGCATTTTCCTTCAAGGGGGACATTCGTAGAATTTCTTCCCGAATACCGTCCAGCAGGGAACTGCTCTGGGCAAGGGGGTGCTGACGCCGGGTCTGGCTGAAACGATCCAGAAGTACATCTTCCCTCGTGTCGAGGAATATGAGCTGAAAACTCCAGCCCTGGTTGCGGATTTCTGTAAAGATGCGGGCATGGCTTTCGATGAAGCTTTTTTCCCGGATGTCCATGATAAAGCCGAGGCCATTGAAGTCCGTAGAGCCGCTGTGGATACGCAGTTCAAGGAATTTAGGGAGAAGGGAAACGGGCAGGTTGTCTACGCAATAGAAGCCTGCGTCTTCGAGAGCCGCTGCAGCCGTGCTTTTCCCAGATCCGGAAAGTCCTGTAATTACAATTATTTTTCCGTTAGCTTCCATGGGGCCTGCTTGTTTTCATGTAGTGGGTGTTTGTTTCTAAAAATCTTCATCCATAGGTGCGATGGCAGCACGGACCATGTCGGCACTGGATGCCCTACGGAGCGCGTCCCTTATGGCTGGATCCCTCAAAAGCCTGGAAATTCTGGCGAGAACCTTAAGGTGCAGGCCTGTGGATGCAGCGGGTGTCAGTATGACGAAAAAGATATGCACGGGTTTGTTGTCCATGGCATCAAAGGAGACTCCCCGGCGGCTTTTTCCAAAAATAAGGATAAGATCCCCGATGCCCTCCAGTTTACCATGGGGAATGGCAATCCCATTTCCAATGCCTGTGCTGCCCAGTCGTTCCCTTTCCAGCAGCACCTCTATCAGGGCTTCTCTGGGGGGTGTGTTCGCGTGGCATAGGGGCGCAAGCAGTTCAGACAATGCCGTAATTTTATCCCGGGCCTGCAGATCCGTGAGAATGGTCTGGTCGGTCAGGACATCCAGGAGTTTCATCGTGTGTAACCTTGTATGCTGTCATGAAAAATCATGAAAAGGATCCTTTTCGTGCGCCCTCTGGAAAGATTTCTTCCCAGAGGGCAGGGCGATGGAATCAGGCCGTAGGTTGAATCAGGCCCATATCCCCGTCTTTTCGCAGGTAGAGAACATTTACCTGGTTGGTTTGTGCATCTGTGTATACGATAAAGTCTTTGTCTGATATGGCAAGTTGCATGGCTGCTTCCTCGGCGTCCATGGGTTTAAAATACATGGATTCCACCACAAGTCCCGGTGGAGAAGAGGGGGCCGCTGGCTCCTCTTCTTCGGACTGGCGGATGGCAGCAGCTTCTGCCATGGATGCCTCGGCGCCTTTAATTCCCCCTTTGGAGACAGGGCGTTTTTCTCTTTTCTTTTCTTTGCTTCGCCGGATCTGTTTTTTGAGTTTGTCTACCACAAGGTCAAGGGCTGCGTACATGTTTTCCGTTTCTTCCGTAGCCTGAAGATTAAGACGGTCACAGGTTATGCGCACTTCTGCAATGTGACGGATTTTTTCCACGGATAAAACTACCTGTGCCTCTGCCGGGCTGTCAAATTGTTTATCCAGCCGGGCAAGCTTGCTGGCGGCGTAGTCTTTGAGTGCTTCCGAGGGTTCGATGTTTTTGAAGGTCACTGCTGTCTTCATGATGGGCCTCCCTGGTGGGTTTGGTTCGAAGTCCTCTATGGCTGTCCTGCCGCTGCCGGATATGGTTTCTGCGGCAGGATCAATGCTGTTTGCGACTGATATGACTCAGTACTGTCTGCGTTTGCTGGAGGGAAGAATTTTTAGAATTTCCCTGTATTTGGCAATGGTTCTTCTGGCAATGCGGATATTATGATCCTTTTCAAGAATGGCTGCTAGTTTCAGATCGCTGTAAGGATTTTGCGGATGTTCGCTTTCCACCAGCTGCTTGATTTTTTCAAGGACGCTGGCCGATGCGAGGGCTTCTCCCTCAACTCTGTTTATGGAGCTGTTGAAAAAATACTTGAGCTCAAAAAGACCCTGTGGTGTGTAGGCATATTTGTTGGTTGTAACCCGACTGATGGTGGATTCATGCATTTGTATGTCCTGGGCTACATCCCTCAGTACCATGGGCTTTAAATGGGTAATGCCTTTTTCAAAGAAGTCCCTCTGAAAGCGTACAATGCTTTCCATTACATTATAGATGGTTTTCTGGCGCTGCTGGATACTTTTGATCAGCCACGAGGCGGAGCGCATTTTTTCCTGAAGATAATCTTTGGTTTCCCCGGATATTTTTTCGCCGGTGCGCATGGCTTTTTTATAATATGGGTTGATATGCAGCCTTGGCAAACCATCATCATTCAGGGTTATAATGAAGTCATCATTCTGTCTGTATACATAGATATCCGGTGTAATATAAACCGGGGCTTCATTATGATACTCCCGGCCGGGTTTGGGTTCCAGCGACCGAATGACGGCGACGGCAGCAATAATGGTTTCTATGGGAAGCTTCAGGCTTTTGGCAATGGCTTTAAAATTTTTGTTCTCAAGATGCTTGAGATGTTGGGAGATGATTTTTTCAACAATTTCTGAGTGGATGCCGAGTCGTTCTGTCTGCAGCAGCAGGCATTCCTTAAGGTTACGGGCTCCTACGCCTGCAGGGTCAAAGGACTGGACAAGGGAGAGGGTTTTGCCGACCTTTGCTTCGGGACAGTTGCATACCTCAATGATTTCTTCCAGGGTGGCATCGAGATAGCCGTCTGTGTTGATGTTTCCGATGATGAGGCTGGCAATCTGCTGGGTACGGATATCGGTTTCCGCCATGGAAAGCTGCCAGAGCAGATGTTCATGCAGGCTCTCCTTGCCGGAAACAAAATTCTCGTAGCGTGGGCCGTCTTTTTCCTCGGATTCAAAGTGAACCCTGCCGGCACTGCTGTACTCATCCAGATAGCTGTCCCAGTCGGTTTCAGGACTGACGGTTTCCCCGATTTCCACTTCCTTGAGACCCTCTTCCGTAGCAGGAGATTCCGGGGTTTCCGGGGTCTCCGGCTCAGGGGCTTCCATGCGTTCCTCAAGGGCAGGGTTTTGTTCCAGTTCCTGCTGGATGGCATCCACAAGTTCAAGCCGGGAAAGCTGTAGCAGTTTGATGGCCTGCTGCAGCTGGGGTGTCATGACAAGTTGCTGGGTCAGTTTAAGCTGTTGTCGGAGTTCTATGGCCATTTTATAACCGGAATCCGTCTCCTAAGTAGTTTTTTCGGGCTACGGGACTGGAAGCAATGGCTTCGGGCGAGCCCGACTCCACAACTTTACCGGAATGCAGGATGAATGCTGTATCGCAGACCCCCAGAGTTTCCCGTACATTGTGATCAGATATAAGTACACCAATACCCCTCTGGGTCAGATAGGCAATGATGCCCTGGATGTCGCTGACAGCCATGGGGTCCACGCCTGCAAAGGGCTCATCCAGAAGAACAAAGGCCGGATCTGTGGAGAGGACCCGGGCAATTTCAAGCCTTCTGCGTTCTCCGCCGGAAAGGACCGTTGCTGGCTGGGTAGCCAGGTGGCGTATGCCGAGTTCGTCCAGCAGAGAATCTGCTTTCTGGTTGCGTTCCCATCGGCCCATGTTAAGATTTTCAAGGATGATGAGAATATTATCCCTTACAGAAAGCTTCCTGAATATGGATGCCTCCTGAGGCAGGTAGCCGATTCCGTACCGCGCCCGCATGTACATGGGATAGTCTGTCAGATCCTTATCGTCAAGGAAAACCCTGCCGCCATCGGGTCTGATGAGGCCTACCGCCATATAGAAGGTGGTTGTTTTACCGGCACCGTTGGGGCCAAGAAGGCCAATGACCTGACGGCTTTCCACGTCAATGGACACCTCATCCACCACCTTGCGGTTTCCGTATTTCTTTTCTAGTCCCTGCAGTCGTAAAACGGGCATGGAGTCCTCTCCTTGGAATATCAGAAAGAAGGTGAGCTGTCGGGGTGCAGGGTGCCTGACGCCCCTCCGGAGATTTGGACCTCTCCGGTTTTTCTGTCCAGCACTATGATGGGACCTTGCAGCATGTTGCCTCCGCTGCGTTCCATGCGGGCCGGACTGCCCGTCAGAACAACGGTGTCATCTTCAGCTGTGTAGATGGCCCTGTCTCCGGAGGCATTGCCATCATGCTGGGTCAGCTGAACCTTTCCTTCCGCAATGGCCCTCTCGATGGTGGGGGCGGAGGATGCTTCCGGTTTCTGATCCGGGTTGCTGTCCTGTTCTTTGTAATGGATGGTGATGGTATCTGCCCTGAGATCCGTTCCCGGTTGAATAATATGGACATTGCCGGTTAGCGTAAGGGTTCTTTCCGTAAAATCCCATTTCTGGAGGAGGGCCGAAGCCGTTGTGGGTCCAGTTTCCCTGCTTTCAGGTGAACGGTCTTCCAGGGTGGTGGGGGTTTGTTTCGTTCCCCGAACCTCCATGCGTTCCTTGAGGCGGTCATAGAAGATGCTGTTGCCGGTAATGTGGATATCCGGATGCAGGATTTCAGCAGGAGCTCCGTCAAGAAAAAGATGCTGGGGCTGGCCCTCATACCGGGCCTTGTCAGCAAAGGCCTGCAGATCTTCAGAGCTTACCCGCACAAAGCCTTGGGCTGTAAGGCTTTCCAGCTTGTCCGGCGATGGTGTTGCATCCATGGACTGGGGAAAGAATCGGATTCGGATGGTTTCTGCCCGGAGATCACCGTCGTTGCCGAAAATTCGGGCTTCTCCCTGCATATGGATCTGGCGGGTCCGGGTTTCCCATTCCTGCTCTCTGCTTTCAAAATGAAGAACTCCTGGATGTTCTGTGCTGCGGGCAGCTGCTGGAAAGAGGCCGGTCAGGGCCGCTAAAAACAGAAGCGACAGTATGCAGCGCAGGAAGTCAGGGAGAAGGCGGCGCATCATGGACCATTCCTTTCACATTCCCCTGAAAACGGATCCGGTTTTTGGGGATATCATAGGAGGCGGCATCGGACTTAACCTGGAGTCCCTGTCCCCGGACTTCCGTTTTAACGGGAGATATGAGCTGTTGATTTTCCGATTTGTAATGGAGTTCTTCGCTCAGAAGGGTGTACTCCGGGTGCTCCACCGTAACGGATCCTTTGAGCAGTATGTCTTTAGAGGTCATGTGCAGAAGGCCAGAGCGGGCGCGGGCACTGATGGGAATATCTTCTGCGGTGATGTAGGTCACGAGCACATTGATCAGGCCCACGGCCTCTCCCTTGCGGTCATAGTCAGCCCTGTCTGCCGTGAGTATCCAGGTAATTTTTCCGTTTTCTGTTGCCGTATGACGGAAATTGGAGAGGGAAACATCCGATTGCTGAAGAAGGGATTCCGGAGGCAGCGGAAGGGTCAGGCGCTCCACCAGAAAAAGAAGAAGGGTGGTGGTAATAAGCCCTGCGGCAAACAAAATCAGAAAGATCCGTTTACGGCGCCCTGGCTTCATTGGAGAGCGTTTTCCACAATGGCAGGCCAGAGATCCTTGGCTTTCAGAATGGCTTCGCATACTTCACGTACAGCCCCATGGCCCCCGGAGTTCCGGGTGGTGAAGTGTACCCGGTCTCGGACCTCGGCAGCTGCGTCAGGTACGGTGATGGAAAGGCCTACCCGTTTCATCAGGCCAAGATCGGGAAGATCGTCTCCCATAAAGGCCATGGCTTCGGGCTGCAGCCCGGTGGTCTTCACGATTTCGGGAAGGATGGCAGCCTTGTTCCGCACGGCGTCCCAGATCAGCTCTATGCCTAGATTGGCCAGCCGGTGGCGCAGGGCAGGTGCCGCCCTGCCCGTAACAATACCGACCTGGATTCCGGCATTCATGAGCAGCCGTATCCCCAGTCCGTCCTTTACGTTGAAAATTTTGGTTTCTTCGCCACTGTCACTGTAAATAACCGTTCCTGTTGTGAGAATGCCGTCCACATCCAGAAGCAGCAGGGAGATGTCTGAGAAGGAGGTTTTCACGGTCGGGTCCCTCCGAGGATCTCTTTGATAGCGCAGAGCTGATCAAGAAGGGCGGGTAGCGCGGCAAGATGCAGGGAGTTGGCGCCGTCACAAAGGGCTTTTTCCGGTTCCGGATGGGTTTCGATAAAGATGCCGTCCGCACCGGCAGCTACGGCACTTCTGGCCAGCACGGGAGCAAACTCTCTCTGGCCGGAGGATTGGGTGCCGGAACCTCCAGGAAGCTGTACGCTGTGGGTGGCGTCAAAAATAACCGGATGGCCAAATCCGCTGAGAATGGGAAGGCTGCGGAAGTCCACCACGAGGTTGTTGTATCCGAAACTTGCCCCTCGTTCTGTCAGCAGGATCTCCCGGGCGCCGGACTGGGTGAGCTTGCTGATGACATTCTGCATATCCCATGGGGCAAGAAACTGTCCTTTTTTGACATTGACGGGTTTGCCCGTGCGGGCTGCGGCACTGAGCAGGTCCGTCTGTCGGCATAGAAAGGCAGGTATCTGAATCATATCCAGAACCTCTGCTGCCGCATCGGCCTGGGAGGGCAGGTGAATATCTGAGATGACTGGAACTCCCGTGCGGTCTCGGACGGTTTCCAGTATCCGCAGGCCCTCTTCTATGCCGGGTCCCCTGAAAGAGGAGATGCTGCTCCGGTTTGCCTTGTCAAAGGAGGCTTTAAATATATAGGGTATGTTTCTTTTTTCGGTTTCTTTTTTCATGAAGTCGGCAATGTACAGGCAGAGATCAAGATTCTCTATGGCACAGGGGCCTGCGATGAGGAGAAGAGGATAGGCTGGCCCCAAGGGTATGGTTTGATTCTGTAGCTGAATTTTCATAGTCTGTCTCTTGTGTTGGGTGGTCCGTTGCTGCGGTTTGAAAGGATCTTTCTATTCCTACCGTTCTGTTATGCAAAAGTCAAGCCGATGTATCCCGGGGCATCGAAAAAAACTGTGACAGGCCGGTTCTCTACTTGATTCCCCATGGCCGAGCTGGTATGGTCTGCGACCAGAATGTATGCAGCAGAAAATCCATCCGTGAGGGGAAGCGTAAAGATGAAAAAAAGGGAAAGAACCAGCAGGCGCTGGTTAATTGTGCCCATGCTGGGGGTTCTGATTGGTATGCTCGTCTGGTTGCTGATAACCTGTTTTGAAGGACGAAAGCCGGAAATTCATCTGCTGATGGAGCATGCCAGTGTGGGGGATAATCAGGAAATTAGCCTGAACATCACAGATGAAGGTCGGGGTGTGAAGGAAGTGATGGTTTCCTTCTTCAAGGATGGCAGGGAACATGTGCTGGAGCAAAAGTTTTTTCCCGGAAGCAGCCTGCTCGGTGCAACCGGTGTTGATGAAGTACGCTTGTCCTTTGTCTTTACTCCATCTCAGCTGGGGATCACCGATGGCGCGGGTACCTTGAGGGTACGTGTGAGGGATGCCTCTTTGCGAGGGGGGTTGAAGGGTAATGTATCCTATCTTGAACGGGAAATGCGTGTGGATACAAGGCCTCCGGAAATCCGTGTTGTAACACGTCGGCACTATCTTGCGCAGGGAGGGGCCGGGCTTGTGGGATACCGTCTTTCCGAGCCTGTGGTGCGCAGTGGTGTAACGGTGGATGGAAACTTTTTTCCTGGCTGCGGAGGCTTTGGTCCGGAAAAGGATGTTTATCTTTCTTTTTTCGGTCTCGGACATGAGCCGGGATCCGGCGAGGAAATTTTCATTCTCGCGGAAGATTTTGCCGGTAATATCGGCCGGGCTGGTTTCCCCCACCATGTTAACGCCAGGCGTTTCCCTGAAGATAAAATAACCATAAGCGATCGTTTTCTGAATTGGAAAATGCCCGAGTTTCAGATCCCCGGAGGAGATCCGGAATCTCCTCTGGAGAAATTTCTTAAGGTGAATAATGTTCTCCGGGATAAAAATGAGGCAACCATTTTTGCTGCCACAGCGAAATCCAGTCCGGAGATCCTCTGGGACAGACATTTTCTGCCCCTGCCTGCTGCCGCCAACAGGGGCGGTTTTGCGGATCGGAGAATTTATTACTATAATGGGCAGGAGATTGACCGGCAGTTCCACATGGGAGTGGATCTGGCTTCCATAGCCCAGTCGCCCATCCCCGCAGCGGCATCGGGCAAGGTCGTTATGGCAGAAACCGTTGGCATTTATGGTGGAAATGTTATTCTGGATCATGGGTGCGGTTTGTTTAGCCATTATGCCCATATGAGCCAGATCGGCGTTGGTGTGGGAGATACGGTTAAGAGGGGTGAAAGCCTTGGCCTTACCGGTCTTACCGGGATGGCTGGGGGGGATCATCTTCACTTCGGGGTGATCGTGCACAACACTTTTGTGAATCCCATTGAGTGGTTGGACCCCAACTGGGTTGAAAATAATATTGCATCGAAACTCCGTGATATAGAAACCGGAATGTAGTTTTCCGGTGCAGCCGGATGTTGTTTTACCTGAAGGGAAGAAGTTCTTTTTTCGGGTTCTGCTACTGGCAGGATGGAATTCTCCGGAGCAGGAGATGCAAAAAGGATCTGTGACAGAACGTTACCTCGTACCATCCCGCTGTAACAGGCCGGATGACAATCTGAAAAGCAGGCTGTTTTTTCTTCCATCACCGTTGGGTGGAAGCAGGGAGAAGTTATGGGAGCATTTGAAGTCAATAAAACCTATCGGGAAATTAATGAGAAAATTGCTGCGGGCAAGGCTGTGGTGGTAACTGCAGAGGAAATGATTGATATTGTAGAAAATGAAGGTGCAGTCAAGGCTGCCAGAAGAGTGGATGTTGTGACCACGGGTACCTTTGCTCCCATGTGTTCTTCCGGGGCTTTTCTCA
The sequence above is drawn from the Desulfobotulus pelophilus genome and encodes:
- the gap gene encoding type I glyceraldehyde-3-phosphate dehydrogenase, producing MTVKVAINGLGRIGRVVFRCAMDHPDVEIAAINDLTTPETMAHLLAYDSVHGRLNASIEAREDAIIVNGRTIPFFSKKDPSELPWKELGINIVAECTGMFRDREKAAAHLKAGAERVIISAPGQNPDATFVMGVNEDTFRPEKHFIVSNASCTTNCLAPVAKILMENFGIRQGLMTTIHSYTGDQRILDFPHKDLRRARAAGLSMVPTTTGAAKAVGLVLPSLQGRLNGLSIRVPTPNVSMIDLVVNTESRGLTKAVVNAALKTASEGSLKGILGFEEKPLVSMDFNGCHLSSIVDAPTTETIGEDMVKVLAWYDNETGYSQRMVDLAAHIGKAS
- the rimI gene encoding ribosomal protein S18-alanine N-acetyltransferase, whose translation is MPRRDNTLIRPMVSEDLACITELEGSLFPFPWKKQDFMAELLFPGALCKVVIMGQRPIAYLCSRDVADGIEILKIAVHPDCRHRGIARTLIQETFIRAAASDWPLIFLEVAQNNTAAQAFYRNLGFTSTGIRKQYYPDGTDAINMIKTLKEES
- a CDS encoding PTS sugar transporter subunit IIA produces the protein MIGITVVTHCQLGQALIDAAEFILGEKPQLVSSVSVNIREDADTIRKTIAETLKKMDQGQGLLILTDMFGGSPSNLSYSFLEEGRIEVISGVNLPLLIRAISLRKRVPIHEIGTQLEAHGKRSITLASGVLKGMPRSAQKG
- the rapZ gene encoding RNase adapter RapZ, which encodes MEANGKIIVITGLSGSGKSTAAAALEDAGFYCVDNLPVSLLPKFLELRIHSGSTDFNGLGFIMDIREKSFIESHARIFTEIRNQGWSFQLIFLDTREDVLLDRFSQTRRQHPLAQSSSLLDGIREEILRMSPLKENADHVIDTSETTVHSLKALIMGIAQHCISTDTLRIDLLSFGFKYGLPRNMDLLMDVRFLANPYFNPDLRDLTGEDPAVRDFILFQEETQLFLQKYLDLLDYLIPLYKREGKAYLTLGIGCTGGRHRSVAIARRIFEYLQGRVGQIGISHRDILRQSAFA
- a CDS encoding PTS sugar transporter subunit IIA — translated: MKLLDVLTDQTILTDLQARDKITALSELLAPLCHANTPPREALIEVLLERERLGSTGIGNGIAIPHGKLEGIGDLILIFGKSRRGVSFDAMDNKPVHIFFVILTPAASTGLHLKVLARISRLLRDPAIRDALRRASSADMVRAAIAPMDEDF
- the hpf gene encoding ribosome hibernation-promoting factor, HPF/YfiA family, which produces MKTAVTFKNIEPSEALKDYAASKLARLDKQFDSPAEAQVVLSVEKIRHIAEVRITCDRLNLQATEETENMYAALDLVVDKLKKQIRRSKEKKREKRPVSKGGIKGAEASMAEAAAIRQSEEEEPAAPSSPPGLVVESMYFKPMDAEEAAMQLAISDKDFIVYTDAQTNQVNVLYLRKDGDMGLIQPTA
- the rpoN gene encoding RNA polymerase factor sigma-54, with amino-acid sequence MAIELRQQLKLTQQLVMTPQLQQAIKLLQLSRLELVDAIQQELEQNPALEERMEAPEPETPETPESPATEEGLKEVEIGETVSPETDWDSYLDEYSSAGRVHFESEEKDGPRYENFVSGKESLHEHLLWQLSMAETDIRTQQIASLIIGNINTDGYLDATLEEIIEVCNCPEAKVGKTLSLVQSFDPAGVGARNLKECLLLQTERLGIHSEIVEKIISQHLKHLENKNFKAIAKSLKLPIETIIAAVAVIRSLEPKPGREYHNEAPVYITPDIYVYRQNDDFIITLNDDGLPRLHINPYYKKAMRTGEKISGETKDYLQEKMRSASWLIKSIQQRQKTIYNVMESIVRFQRDFFEKGITHLKPMVLRDVAQDIQMHESTISRVTTNKYAYTPQGLFELKYFFNSSINRVEGEALASASVLEKIKQLVESEHPQNPYSDLKLAAILEKDHNIRIARRTIAKYREILKILPSSKRRQY
- the lptB gene encoding LPS export ABC transporter ATP-binding protein, with the translated sequence MPVLRLQGLEKKYGNRKVVDEVSIDVESRQVIGLLGPNGAGKTTTFYMAVGLIRPDGGRVFLDDKDLTDYPMYMRARYGIGYLPQEASIFRKLSVRDNILIILENLNMGRWERNQKADSLLDELGIRHLATQPATVLSGGERRRLEIARVLSTDPAFVLLDEPFAGVDPMAVSDIQGIIAYLTQRGIGVLISDHNVRETLGVCDTAFILHSGKVVESGSPEAIASSPVARKNYLGDGFRL
- a CDS encoding LptA/OstA family protein, whose amino-acid sequence is MMRRLLPDFLRCILSLLFLAALTGLFPAAARSTEHPGVLHFESREQEWETRTRQIHMQGEARIFGNDGDLRAETIRIRFFPQSMDATPSPDKLESLTAQGFVRVSSEDLQAFADKARYEGQPQHLFLDGAPAEILHPDIHITGNSIFYDRLKERMEVRGTKQTPTTLEDRSPESRETGPTTASALLQKWDFTERTLTLTGNVHIIQPGTDLRADTITIHYKEQDSNPDQKPEASSAPTIERAIAEGKVQLTQHDGNASGDRAIYTAEDDTVVLTGSPARMERSGGNMLQGPIIVLDRKTGEVQISGGASGTLHPDSSPSF
- the lptC gene encoding LPS export ABC transporter periplasmic protein LptC translates to MKPGRRKRIFLILFAAGLITTTLLLFLVERLTLPLPPESLLQQSDVSLSNFRHTATENGKITWILTADRADYDRKGEAVGLINVLVTYITAEDIPISARARSGLLHMTSKDILLKGSVTVEHPEYTLLSEELHYKSENQQLISPVKTEVRGQGLQVKSDAASYDIPKNRIRFQGNVKGMVHDAPPSP
- a CDS encoding KdsC family phosphatase, whose translation is MKTSFSDISLLLLDVDGILTTGTVIYSDSGEETKIFNVKDGLGIRLLMNAGIQVGIVTGRAAPALRHRLANLGIELIWDAVRNKAAILPEIVKTTGLQPEAMAFMGDDLPDLGLMKRVGLSITVPDAAAEVRDRVHFTTRNSGGHGAVREVCEAILKAKDLWPAIVENALQ
- the kdsA gene encoding 3-deoxy-8-phosphooctulonate synthase, with product MKIQLQNQTIPLGPAYPLLLIAGPCAIENLDLCLYIADFMKKETEKRNIPYIFKASFDKANRSSISSFRGPGIEEGLRILETVRDRTGVPVISDIHLPSQADAAAEVLDMIQIPAFLCRQTDLLSAAARTGKPVNVKKGQFLAPWDMQNVISKLTQSGAREILLTERGASFGYNNLVVDFRSLPILSGFGHPVIFDATHSVQLPGGSGTQSSGQREFAPVLARSAVAAGADGIFIETHPEPEKALCDGANSLHLAALPALLDQLCAIKEILGGTRP
- a CDS encoding M23 family metallopeptidase, with protein sequence MKKRERTSRRWLIVPMLGVLIGMLVWLLITCFEGRKPEIHLLMEHASVGDNQEISLNITDEGRGVKEVMVSFFKDGREHVLEQKFFPGSSLLGATGVDEVRLSFVFTPSQLGITDGAGTLRVRVRDASLRGGLKGNVSYLEREMRVDTRPPEIRVVTRRHYLAQGGAGLVGYRLSEPVVRSGVTVDGNFFPGCGGFGPEKDVYLSFFGLGHEPGSGEEIFILAEDFAGNIGRAGFPHHVNARRFPEDKITISDRFLNWKMPEFQIPGGDPESPLEKFLKVNNVLRDKNEATIFAATAKSSPEILWDRHFLPLPAAANRGGFADRRIYYYNGQEIDRQFHMGVDLASIAQSPIPAAASGKVVMAETVGIYGGNVILDHGCGLFSHYAHMSQIGVGVGDTVKRGESLGLTGLTGMAGGDHLHFGVIVHNTFVNPIEWLDPNWVENNIASKLRDIETGM